The following coding sequences lie in one Stenotrophomonas rhizophila genomic window:
- the ampE gene encoding regulatory signaling modulator protein AmpE produces MFTTLVAVLVALALGHVAPAAAVALRGFGFYRRWLQWLDAHAAENGFWRSRQGWVLAVLPWVLGVLLLQWALHGRVFGLPSLLLGVATLVICWGPRDLDRDVEAVIDADDANTRHAAIAQLQSAGGSLHEDVSSLVEATVLNGLRRWFAVLFWFLLLGPVGAVAYRLLALLAVGPMRSLAPLDAVVGARVVLGWLEWPVAQLMSLSMALVGNFDTAYKAWRQAHGNQWATSTVFLGAVARASVSAELREEAHDYSDAGMVPVWRRLPELRDAMSLVWRMLLLWMAALALLVIAGWVT; encoded by the coding sequence ATGTTCACCACCCTGGTTGCCGTGCTGGTCGCCCTGGCCCTGGGCCATGTCGCACCGGCTGCGGCCGTGGCCCTTCGCGGTTTCGGGTTCTACCGGCGCTGGCTGCAATGGCTGGATGCGCATGCGGCCGAAAACGGGTTCTGGCGCAGCCGCCAGGGCTGGGTGCTGGCGGTGCTGCCGTGGGTGCTGGGGGTGCTGTTGCTGCAGTGGGCGTTGCACGGCCGCGTGTTCGGCCTGCCGTCACTGCTGCTGGGCGTGGCCACGCTGGTGATCTGCTGGGGCCCGCGCGACCTGGACCGTGACGTGGAAGCGGTGATCGACGCCGATGACGCAAACACCCGGCACGCGGCGATCGCCCAGCTGCAATCGGCCGGGGGCAGCCTGCACGAGGACGTATCGTCGCTGGTCGAGGCCACGGTGCTCAACGGCCTGCGGCGCTGGTTCGCGGTGCTGTTCTGGTTCCTGCTGCTGGGCCCGGTGGGCGCCGTGGCGTACCGGCTGCTGGCCTTGCTGGCGGTTGGGCCGATGCGTTCGCTGGCCCCGCTCGACGCCGTGGTCGGTGCACGGGTGGTGCTGGGCTGGCTGGAATGGCCGGTGGCCCAGCTGATGTCGCTGTCGATGGCCCTGGTGGGCAACTTCGACACGGCCTACAAAGCCTGGCGACAGGCGCACGGCAACCAGTGGGCGACCTCGACGGTGTTTTTGGGCGCGGTGGCGCGGGCCAGCGTGAGCGCCGAACTGCGCGAAGAAGCACACGACTACAGCGATGCCGGGATGGTGCCGGTGTGGCGTCGCCTGCCGGAGCTGCGCGATGCGATGAGCCTGGTGTGGCGGATGCTGTTGCTGTGGATGGCCGCGCTGGCCCTGCTGGTCATTGCCGGCTGGGTAACCTGA
- a CDS encoding DUF2752 domain-containing protein, with amino-acid sequence MALPSRTTLARWAPTALVAGLGAGAIVVLRNVSPYGANSPLPGCPLYALTGLYCPGCGSTRCLYSLVHFDWQGAIAMNPLLVISLPFLLLMLLHGAGVRPRVLEPLMRVLASPMFWLVLLVGYAVLRNLPWMPFAWLAPG; translated from the coding sequence ATGGCCCTGCCCTCCCGAACCACGCTTGCCCGCTGGGCGCCCACGGCACTGGTTGCCGGCCTGGGCGCAGGCGCCATCGTGGTGTTGCGCAACGTCAGCCCCTATGGCGCCAACAGCCCGCTGCCGGGTTGCCCGCTGTACGCACTGACCGGCCTGTACTGCCCCGGCTGCGGCAGCACGCGCTGCCTTTACTCGCTGGTCCATTTCGATTGGCAGGGCGCCATCGCGATGAATCCGCTGCTGGTGATTTCGCTGCCCTTCCTGCTGCTCATGCTGCTGCACGGTGCCGGGGTGCGCCCGCGCGTACTTGAACCCCTGATGCGCGTGCTGGCCAGCCCGATGTTCTGGCTGGTGTTGCTGGTGGGGTATGCGGTGCTTCGCAACCTGCCATGGATGCCATTCGCCTGGCTTGCGCCGGGTTAG
- a CDS encoding CD225/dispanin family protein, whose protein sequence is MNTTAAQIPNHLVWAILATLFCCLPGGIVSIVYAAQVNGKIAAGDLAGARDSSDKAKKWAMWSAIAGVIVAVLYVVLVMAMGGLGALSNSGY, encoded by the coding sequence ATGAACACCACTGCCGCACAAATCCCGAACCACCTGGTCTGGGCCATCCTGGCCACCCTGTTCTGCTGCCTGCCGGGCGGTATCGTGTCGATCGTCTACGCTGCCCAGGTCAACGGCAAGATTGCCGCAGGTGACCTTGCCGGCGCGCGTGACTCGTCGGACAAGGCGAAGAAGTGGGCCATGTGGTCGGCCATTGCCGGCGTCATCGTCGCCGTGCTGTACGTCGTGCTGGTGATGGCGATGGGCGGCCTGGGCGCGCTGAGCAACAGCGGCTACTGA
- a CDS encoding MFS transporter, with amino-acid sequence MSGHSQFALLKQRRFLPFFVVQSLGAFNDNVYRQAIIGLLFYLGVSQEEQSLYTTLAPAIFILPYFLFSALAGQIAEKLEKSRLIVITTTMEIAIMSLAAVGFLTQSMPVLLVALFCTGLQSTLFGPVKYSVLPSVLRPEELTGGNGLVEMGTSMSILTGMISGGIIFTLAGSFGPVVAATAVIALAIFGNITARMIPKVDAGAPDLKINWNPIPESLAVLRLAKKQKAVRNAILGVSWFWFVGTMLTSQLPTYAVVNLGGEPTLYIFALALFSVGTGVGSLLCEKLSGRTVEIGLVPLGAFGMTAFMLDLYFARAGTATAAGLSVGAFVAQPGSIRIIIDLIGIGLFTGFFVVPLFALIQSRTPKSEMSRVFAALNIQNSGFIVGAAMIALATQKFLHWTIPQLFLALAIANAVVSIYIFTIVPEFLMRFLSWVMVRGLYRLRLHGIEANVPDEGAALIVCNHVSYMDALILSATIPRPVRFVMYYKIFNIPVMRWIFRTAKAIPIAGAREDPALMQAAFDEVDKALADGELVCIFPEGALTRDGEMGAFKSGVEKILERRPVPVVPMALRGMWASMWSRRDTRLGRMRVPRRFRAHVEVAAAPALAGQGASADILEQQVRQLRGENG; translated from the coding sequence ATGTCCGGCCACAGCCAGTTTGCCCTGCTCAAGCAGCGTCGCTTCCTGCCGTTCTTCGTCGTCCAGTCGCTGGGTGCGTTCAACGACAACGTGTACCGGCAGGCCATCATCGGCCTGCTGTTCTACCTCGGCGTCAGCCAGGAAGAGCAGTCGCTGTACACCACGCTGGCGCCGGCCATCTTCATCCTGCCCTACTTCCTGTTCTCGGCACTGGCCGGGCAGATCGCCGAAAAACTGGAAAAATCGCGGCTGATCGTGATCACCACCACCATGGAGATCGCGATCATGTCGCTGGCCGCGGTGGGCTTCCTCACCCAGAGCATGCCGGTGCTGCTGGTGGCCCTGTTCTGCACCGGCCTGCAGTCCACCCTGTTCGGCCCGGTGAAGTATTCGGTGCTGCCCTCGGTGCTGCGCCCGGAAGAACTCACCGGCGGCAACGGGCTGGTCGAGATGGGCACCTCGATGTCGATCCTGACCGGCATGATCAGCGGCGGCATCATCTTCACCCTGGCCGGCAGCTTCGGCCCGGTGGTGGCGGCCACCGCGGTGATCGCGCTGGCCATCTTCGGCAACATCACCGCGCGCATGATCCCCAAAGTGGATGCGGGCGCGCCGGACCTGAAGATCAACTGGAACCCGATCCCCGAATCGCTGGCCGTGCTGCGCCTGGCCAAGAAGCAGAAGGCGGTGCGCAACGCCATCCTGGGCGTGTCCTGGTTCTGGTTCGTGGGCACCATGCTCACCTCGCAGCTGCCCACCTACGCGGTGGTCAACCTGGGCGGCGAGCCCACCCTGTACATCTTCGCGCTGGCGCTGTTCTCGGTCGGCACCGGCGTAGGCTCGCTGCTCTGCGAAAAACTGTCCGGGCGCACGGTGGAAATCGGCCTGGTGCCGCTGGGCGCGTTCGGCATGACCGCCTTCATGCTGGACCTGTACTTCGCCCGGGCCGGCACGGCCACCGCGGCCGGCCTGAGCGTGGGTGCCTTCGTTGCCCAGCCCGGCAGCATCCGCATCATCATCGACCTGATCGGCATCGGCCTGTTCACCGGCTTCTTCGTGGTGCCCCTGTTCGCACTGATCCAGAGCCGCACGCCGAAGTCGGAGATGTCGCGCGTGTTCGCCGCGCTCAACATCCAGAACTCGGGCTTCATCGTGGGTGCGGCGATGATCGCGCTGGCCACGCAGAAGTTCCTGCACTGGACCATCCCGCAGCTGTTCCTGGCGCTGGCCATCGCCAATGCCGTGGTGTCGATCTACATCTTCACCATCGTCCCCGAATTCCTGATGCGCTTCCTCAGCTGGGTGATGGTGCGCGGCCTGTACCGGCTGCGCCTGCACGGGATCGAAGCCAATGTGCCCGACGAAGGCGCTGCGCTGATCGTGTGCAACCACGTCAGCTACATGGACGCGTTGATCCTGTCGGCGACGATTCCGCGCCCGGTGCGCTTTGTCATGTACTACAAGATCTTCAACATCCCGGTGATGCGCTGGATCTTCCGCACCGCCAAGGCAATCCCCATTGCCGGCGCGCGCGAGGACCCCGCGCTGATGCAGGCCGCCTTCGATGAAGTGGACAAAGCCCTGGCCGACGGCGAGCTGGTCTGCATCTTCCCCGAAGGCGCGCTCACCCGCGATGGCGAGATGGGCGCGTTCAAGTCCGGCGTGGAGAAGATCCTCGAGCGCCGCCCGGTGCCGGTGGTGCCGATGGCACTGCGCGGCATGTGGGCCAGCATGTGGAGCCGGCGCGACACCCGGCTGGGCCGCATGCGCGTGCCACGCCGGTTCCGCGCGCATGTCGAGGTGGCCGCCGCGCCGGCGCTTGCCGGCCAGGGTGCCAGTGCCGACATCCTGGAGCAGCAGGTACGGCAGCTACGCGGAGAAAATGGCTGA
- the yccS gene encoding YccS family putative transporter — translation MSARESRLSRLWAHEKASYGLRVLIALSVAMGLCWHLDQLPALPGVFLGIIASAIAETDDNWWGRTKSVALSLLCFVIAAAAVVELFAWPWLFIAALAVSTFGLTLLGALGERYASIAQATVTLAIYTMIGLEQHGASDRAQAISAVSHLLAGALWYGLLSILWTALFANRPVRERIARLYLELGRYLQLKADLFEPIRDADVQKRQLALAEQNRRVVEALNIAKVAILARFGRSGRPGVQSGLYLRLYYMAQDFHERASSSHYPYGALTEAFFHSDVLYRCQRLLALQGEACANLGLAIRLRRPFQYGERTKQATADLTDSLTWLRAQHNPQWQRLLSSLELLGHNLQSIERRLSEAEKSDATLDNVDTRLRDTNPHTLREMFVRIRQQLTPGSVLFRHGLRMALALIVGFAVIRLVNAQNGSWVLLTIVFVCRPHFGATRQRLAQRIAGTLIGLVLTWALMQLFQDLRIELLIALLSALLFFFTRSDRYLVASAAITVMALTCFNLIGDGFLLIWPRLVDTLLGCAIAAAAAFLILPDWQGRRLNLVMARVLANCARYLDAVLGQYGSGMQDDLAYRIARRDMHNADAALSTALSNMLREPGHVRRNLDAGFRFLALSNTLLGHLSALGAHRAQLDSYAQDAQALAGGERVEHAMQQIAAALEQRQPVEEADNDGDRALAEQLEQITDDMPPKLQLIRTQMGLMLRLLPKLRGAANEAARTLR, via the coding sequence ATGTCCGCCCGAGAATCCCGCCTGAGCCGCCTGTGGGCGCATGAAAAGGCCAGCTACGGCCTGCGGGTACTCATCGCGCTGTCGGTGGCCATGGGCCTGTGCTGGCACCTGGACCAGCTGCCCGCGCTGCCCGGCGTGTTCCTCGGCATCATTGCCAGCGCCATCGCCGAAACCGACGACAACTGGTGGGGCCGGACCAAATCGGTCGCCCTCTCCCTGCTCTGCTTCGTCATCGCCGCCGCCGCGGTGGTCGAACTGTTCGCCTGGCCCTGGCTGTTCATCGCCGCACTGGCCGTGTCCACCTTCGGCCTCACCCTGCTCGGCGCGCTCGGCGAACGCTACGCGTCCATCGCCCAGGCCACCGTCACCCTGGCCATCTACACCATGATCGGCCTGGAACAGCACGGCGCCAGCGACCGCGCCCAGGCCATCAGCGCGGTCAGCCACCTGCTCGCCGGCGCGCTCTGGTACGGCCTGCTCTCGATCCTGTGGACCGCCCTGTTTGCCAACCGGCCCGTGCGCGAGCGCATCGCCCGTCTGTACCTCGAGCTGGGCCGCTACCTGCAGCTCAAGGCCGACCTGTTCGAACCCATCCGCGACGCCGACGTGCAGAAGCGCCAGCTGGCCCTGGCCGAACAGAATCGCCGCGTGGTGGAGGCGCTGAACATCGCCAAGGTCGCCATCCTCGCCCGCTTCGGTCGCTCCGGCCGGCCCGGCGTGCAGTCCGGCCTGTACCTGCGCCTGTACTACATGGCCCAGGACTTCCACGAACGCGCCAGCTCCTCGCACTATCCCTACGGCGCGCTCACCGAGGCGTTCTTCCACAGCGACGTGCTGTACCGCTGCCAGCGCCTGCTCGCGCTGCAGGGCGAGGCCTGTGCCAACCTGGGCCTGGCCATCCGCCTGCGCCGCCCGTTCCAGTACGGGGAGCGCACCAAGCAGGCCACCGCCGACCTCACCGATTCGCTCACCTGGCTGCGTGCCCAGCACAACCCGCAGTGGCAGCGCCTGCTGTCCTCGCTGGAGCTGCTCGGCCACAACCTGCAGAGCATCGAGCGGCGCCTGTCCGAGGCCGAAAAGTCCGACGCCACGTTGGACAACGTCGACACCCGCCTGCGCGACACCAATCCGCATACCCTGCGCGAAATGTTCGTGCGCATCCGCCAGCAGCTCACCCCCGGCTCGGTGCTGTTCCGCCACGGCCTGCGCATGGCGCTGGCCCTGATCGTCGGCTTTGCGGTGATCCGCCTGGTCAACGCCCAGAACGGCTCGTGGGTGCTGCTCACCATCGTGTTCGTGTGCCGCCCGCATTTCGGCGCCACCCGGCAACGGCTGGCCCAGCGTATCGCCGGCACCCTGATCGGGCTGGTGCTGACCTGGGCGCTGATGCAGCTGTTCCAGGACCTGCGCATCGAACTGCTGATCGCCCTGCTCTCGGCGCTGCTGTTCTTCTTCACCCGCAGCGACCGCTACCTGGTGGCGTCGGCGGCCATCACGGTGATGGCGCTGACCTGCTTCAACCTGATCGGCGACGGCTTCCTGCTGATCTGGCCCCGCCTGGTCGACACCCTGCTGGGCTGCGCGATCGCCGCGGCCGCGGCCTTCCTGATCCTGCCCGACTGGCAGGGCCGCCGCTTGAACCTGGTCATGGCCCGCGTGCTGGCCAACTGCGCGCGCTACCTGGATGCGGTGCTGGGCCAGTACGGCAGCGGCATGCAGGACGACCTGGCCTACCGCATCGCCCGCCGCGACATGCACAACGCCGACGCCGCACTGTCCACCGCGCTGTCGAACATGCTGCGCGAGCCGGGCCACGTGCGCCGCAACCTGGATGCCGGGTTCCGCTTCCTGGCGCTCTCCAACACCCTGCTGGGGCATCTGTCGGCGCTCGGTGCGCATCGCGCGCAGCTGGACAGCTACGCGCAGGACGCCCAGGCACTGGCCGGCGGCGAGCGGGTGGAACACGCCATGCAGCAGATCGCCGCGGCGCTGGAGCAACGCCAACCGGTGGAGGAGGCCGATAACGACGGCGACCGCGCCCTGGCCGAGCAGCTGGAACAGATCACCGACGACATGCCGCCCAAACTGCAGCTGATCCGCACCCAGATGGGCCTGATGCTGCGCCTGCTGCCCAAACTGCGCGGCGCCGCCAACGAGGCCGCGCGCACCTTGCGGTAA